The following DNA comes from Notolabrus celidotus isolate fNotCel1 unplaced genomic scaffold, fNotCel1.pri scaffold_302_arrow_ctg1, whole genome shotgun sequence.
ttcagcctcattcaagtttcaaattgttctcattcgtttctcctaaaattcatcAGGAGAAATAGTtaaaccatgacatgagtcttatttaagacttaaatgagagatctcattaatggatcattttcctctctttttttaaatatatttttggcctttatttgacaggacagctgaagagagacaggaaatgtggggagtagtgagcgggggaagacgtgcaggaaatggtcgaccgaccAGGAATcaagccggcgacccctgcgacgaggactgtagcctctgtatgtggggcgcttagaccgctaggccaccagacaattgagagagctccctgatttctccacctgagcttgagaaatacctgagaatcatttcagatgttgaccagatctccttttgaacagaaagggagactaagctgagactttttgcaacttttttttctggaggcaagaatgagaaacaggagacataagctatagtctcatttagttctcattgttgtctaggagacagaaatgaaacacttttgagatctcctctctaaatttcttttcctctgGGTTGAGGcgaaaatcagcaaagatgcaCGAGgtcccactttgtccacagggggcgccaaatccaCAAATGttagttccttacaggagcttaaAATCATATTGTATGGTAATTCCCCTGAATATGTcaattttaaacataaatgtaaatgcCCACTGTTTCCTGCCAATctctttaatttattattttatttattattattattattattatttacatatttacttattttatctgaTGCTGTCATAGTTAATTttattctttgtctttgttaattattcttgttaaaaaaagctaaattaaatatctaattataaaaaaatcacaatgaTTGCTTAATCATGAATAATCACTTTTATAATCACGTGTTTAAAACTCCCAAACAGCCTTTAAATTCAGTCATTATTTACAATATGAAGCAATTCTCAGCGTTTAAATATTCTTTATGAAATGAAAGCTGCTCTGCTGCACCGACGCGTTCTGAACTCTgactcagaggaggagacagcttcagagagGTCACTCTGTCAGATTCaggatttattatttaaagcaggagtttccaaacttttcagccctccACGCCCTAAATAtcagtgccaaagactcgtCACCCCCCCCTGTCCCCcaaagggatttaatgtgtcttcatgtagctggtctgtagaaagtgaccctccctatatgagcatgtgtctgtgtttcctgtgtgttctgaatgaacctgctgctactgatgctttagatcattaactgttcactaactctaaacttaggagtcatctggaaacaaagaaaggcagaaaactcatcacactttatattttcaaggttttatttaaagttcaGCTTCTatttctgtggatatgttttaCTATAACCAGTAAAATGTTCTAATTTTAGAGAacttgtcattcaacttttttaattgcatcttttcagtatttctttgttcaccagaAGTTATGAAATTATATataaagtaatacaaaaccaacacagagaagaaaaaataaataaatacaaaatattgacaataataaacaaatactaATAATTAACTGTACAagcaaaaaggaagataaacaagaaaaaaaggtaaataaagcaaaattatgaataataataatactaagaataataattaagatttttagataattaagattaaaaaaaaaacattctggaagacatctcctGACCCCCCATTTAACCCCTGATATAAAGgataacactgttacacattCAGAAATATGCAGGAGAGCAAAATATCCAATCAGTGTCAGTACGGTGTGCAGTCATTCTGAGATCATCGGATTACTGACTGACGTCCAGGAGATCCAGttcagttgttttctgtttcatacACGTCCTGCATGCATGGAAATATCTTTATGCATGACTGGTCTCAACAGTCCCTTAAATCCATGTCTGCCTGCAGTCGGTCTCTATTTATCAGCTCTGTAGTTCACGTCTTTGATTCAGTCTCAGAAAGAGCGTTGGTTCGTATCATGCATTTACAAGAAAAGTGCATTAACTTTGGACCCTAATTACATCCTGATTAATGATGAATAGTATGAAGCTGGTGCAAGGAAAGTTTGTTATTATTAGATCATAAGTTTGAATGTTTGCATGCCGGGGAACCTGGACCAGTCTCTTCAGAAGCCCTCCTCTGTagtttaaagatattaaaggtgacatatcatgcaaaattgactttttaatggttctttacctgaaatatgtttccctggcatgtctacaaaccccccgagaatgaaaaaaatccattctgcccctgttctgatttctccacctttctgtaaatgtgtgctgaaaccagccgtttcagacttcagtgtttttgttacgtaacaacgccatccggtctgtaacaggaagtcagagctcggagcttgttcagcccatagactgtataaaatacaactcaacccctcctccgtttttcattccctgcacacatgtgtgctaacaaggagcttaggagggaggcatgctagttgtaggctgtcttaataaacacaaaggtcgctttgactccccacgtctgcagatttgaagatctagtggatgatttttatttgtcatggataagtgctagcgctaattagcatagccacatagctatagctgtagctgtagctgtagctgtgtaccaagacacacgtcgacatactgacaaataaaacaacaagaaacactaaatctgtgaccaatccttcataaaaggtcctgctgcctttctggcagaggtcggttttactccccacgtctgcagatttgaagatctagtggatgatttttatttatcatggataagtgctagcgctagttagcaaagccacatagctacatgttcgtagctgtgtaccaagacacacgtctacatactgataaataaaacaacaagaaacactaaatctgtgaccaatccttcaggaaggtcctgctacaggcgcctctccgtcaggatcagattcagagggttgaagtaacgtgatctctgagcagccgtgtatattcagccagcatgtaaacattagatcaacgtgctggacagccgaggcacatccacttcctgagggggcgtggtcagagggaaaacagagtgttctgatgaggaatgaagaagagggtttttcaggcagaccaaaatctgatttcaaagtgtttttttgagcataaactttaaagacatgttttggggacctcttagaccaatatatattgatgaaaaaagcgtgatatgtcccctttaaagaagGTTCACCTGTAAACTACTGACCTGCTTCCAAAGGGGAATGGACTTTTTCTTTACGACATGCTGAGGGAAACACGTGGAAGGAAACCCCAAATCACGCTCTCTGATGAAATAACATCCCCGTGTGTTTGTTGTCCCCGTAGATGACCTTCTATCACAGACTGAACGCCAAAGGGGTCTGTGAGGAACAGGCGTCCTTCGAGTGTGACGGCGCGTCCTGCAGTTTCCAGAAGTCAAAAGCCGTGGAACCAAaaggggaagacatacagcagGACTCGTGGTGTCAGTCTGAAACTCACACCATGGCAAACATCTCCACCACTCAGAAGTCCTTCTCTCTGAGGTACGACCGGCTCACAGGGACACAAACAATCAGACTTGTTTTGCACTCATAAAGCGTCTCACGCCATCGATGGTATCTGGGTGACTCAGCTGTGGGCGTAAGCTGACATGCATCCAATGAATGTAGTCTTTAGATGATCCTGGTTCAGGATTTAGTAGTGTTGAAGGTGTTTTCTGCAGTGCTtttcgacagcaggaaccagggtctaaatgtagttcctgggtagttaatctcccctgAAAGGCCCTGCtcagggggtagtactttccaaaggtccaggaactttagggggcagggcctgcagtgctgaatGTGATTCTCTTatacctcctgaacatcggtcttctctgagcctgatagtgtgaatgcatctctgtcagctcccggtgttccggttttaaaagtgaccctgtaaactggagcccttcagctgaacgtgtcagtgtttgtggagtttacacagctgttgaaacacagaaggagtcctcaggaatgcatcctagtttagtttttattctccaaatatcctcatcagatatttaatgatcgtctgaagacgtttgtgagggatgcatccggctgagagtctccagttagcagggtcgctctttacactggaacaccggtccatctctgacacggctttaaaatctgtcttcttgctttaagtcgagcGTTTCAGATGTACTGAATCCTCTTTGTTCTCGAGAGCTccagtgttgattcagtgaatccatttgCACGATCAAAaccagcacaagaggaatctgcttcatgctaacaggctaacctttgtgtttcttactgccctctgctggtctgcCAGTGTAGTGCAATTGCTTTTTTTGCTTCACCATACGTCACTGGCTTGATATGCATAATCTCTGCAGGACTTCTGTCCTCAGTGGAAACGCAAACAATAGAACatataatttgcataaccacatGTTCATCTTACAAATACCTTATACACACATTCCTCCTGCCTCCTGTCAGGGCGTCAGGCTGCTGCTGGCCGGCTAACCTCGAGGCTAAAACTACATGGAAGTCCCTGGCAGAGCTGGACCTGGGAACCCGATCAGACACACAAGGTCTCAACAGCTGTCCTGTGTCCACCACGGTGAGCTctttaaggtaaaaaaaatcaactttatCACAtgacctttaaatactacacactgtacctttaaatactacacactgtacctttaaatactacacactgtacacactgcacctctaaaaactacacactgtacctttaaatactacacactgtacctttaaatactacacactgtacctttaaatactacacactgtacctttaaatactacacactgcacctttaaatactacacactgtacctttaaatactacacactgtacctttaaatactacaaactgtacctttaaatactacacactgcacctttaaatactacacactgcacctttaaatactacacactgcacctttaaatactacacactgtacctttaaatactacacactgtacctttaaatactacacactgcacctttaaatactacacactgtacctttaaatactacacactgtacctttaaatactacacactgcacctttaaatactacacactgtacctttaaatactacacactgcacctttaaatactacacaatgtacctttaaatactacacactgtacctttaaatactacacactgtacctttaaatactacacactgtacctttaaatactacacagtgtacctttaaatactacacactgtacctttaaatactacacactgtacctttaaatactacacactgtacctttaaatactacacactgtacctttaaatactacacactgtacacactgcacctttaaatactacacactggacctttaaatactacacactgtacacactgcacctttaaatactacacactgcacctttaaatactacacactgcacctttaaatactacacactgtacctttaaataatacacactgtacctttaaatactacacattgtacctttaaatactacacactgtacctttaaatactacacactgtacctttaaatactacacactgtacctttaaataccacacactgtacacactgcacctttaaatactacacactgtacctttaaatactacacactggacctttaaatactacacactgtacctttaaatactacacactgtacctttaaatactacacactggacctttaaatactacacactgtacctttaaatactacacactgcacctttaaatactacacactggacctttaaatactacacactgtacacactgcacctttaaatactacacactgtacctttaaatactacacagtgtacctttaaataatacacactgtacctttaaatactacacactgtacctttaaatactacacagtgtacctttaaatactacacactgtacctttaaatactacacactgtacctttaaatactacacactgtacctttaaataatacacactgtacctttaaatactacacactgcacctttaaatactacacactgtacctttaaatactacacactgtacctttaaatactacacactgtacctttaaatactacacactgtacctttaaatactacacactgcacctttaaatactacacactgcacctttaaataatacacactgtacctttaaatactacacactgcacctttaaatactacacaatgtacctttaaatactacacactgtacctttaaatactacacactgcacctttaaatactacacactgtacctttaaatactacacactgcacctttaaatactacacactgtacctttaaatactacacattgtacctttaaatactacacactgtacctataaatactacacactgcacctttaaatactacacactgcacctttaaatactacacattgtacctttaaatactacacactgtacctataaatactacacactgcacctttaaatactacacactgcacctttaaatactacacactgtacctttaaatactacacactgtacctttaaatactacacactgtacctttaaatactacactgtacctttaaatactacacactgtacctttaaatactacacactgcacctttaaatactacacactgcacctctaaaaactacacactgtacctttaaatactacacactgtacctttaaatactacacactgcacctttaaatactacacactgtacctttaaatactacacactgtacctttaaatactacactgtacctttaaatactacacactgtacctttaaatactacacactgcacctttaaatacaacacactgcacctttaaatacaacacactgtacctttaaatactacacactgcacctttaaatactacacactgtacctttaaatactacacactgcacctttaaatactacacactgcacctttaaatactacacactgtacctttaaatactacacactgcacctttaaatactacacactgcacctttaaatactacacactgtacctttaaatcctACACACTGGACCTTTAAATTCTGTAACTGCTCTGTCCTGCAGGGTCCCTCAGAACTGTTTCACTTCGTTTCGTCTTCTCGCTCATGATCCAGACGGAGACACAGTGAGATGTGGTTTCACCAAAGAGGCTGTGGTTCCTGCAGGTTTCACTCTGGATGAGGTAATTCATCTAGAATGTTTGAAAGACTCTAAACAGAGAGCGGACTGTGATAAAGCTTGTACCGGTTTCTTCACAGACCACGTGCACGCTGAAGAGCTCAGGTCAGGTGGGTGTTGGCGTCCACGTGTTCGAGTTGATGCTGGAGGACTTCCCCTCCAAAAACATCACCCTGACCTACGCCGACGGATCGACGGTCTTTCAGGACGTCAACAACAAGGACCGGTCCCCTCTGTGCAAAGTGAAGCTGCAGTTCGCCATGGAGAGtgagtccctctctctgatcgAAACGTGAACTGTGAGGGAAGAGAAGACGCTCCATAAActgtcctgtttgtgtttcagttctCGCTCCAATCCCAAACTGTGAACTGGGACACGTTCAGCCCATGTTCCTGTCTGAGACTCCGTCACATGACGATGTTCTGTACGCCAGCGTGGGGCAGGAGTTCCGCCTTGTCGCCCGAGCACAGGCAAACCACGCCAGGTAGGCGGAGTCTGATAAACCCTGTGATGGAGGCGGGCAAGAGGAGATGGCTTTAACTCCAGGGGTGCATTCTGTAAACGTGTCTGTCGTCTCCTGCAGAATCACAAGCTTCCAGGTGAGCGGTCCTCAGGACATGAAGACGGCGTTCAGTCAGGAGGACTTGGGGAAAGCCCTCCTGACTCAGACCTGGACTCCTCAGAGCAGCGACCTGTACAGATTCATCCCCGTCTGCTTCACTGCAGAGACGAAGGAAGCGTGAGTGCTTCAGAAGAGTCCACTTCTTCATCAAACTAatcacatgtttgtttctgcattttaacctttcctttcttttctctgcagccaatcagagatgAGATGTATTGTTGTCATGGTGACCCAAGCGTCCATCATTCAAGGTGTGTTTGTCATCCGTAACAATCTTTGGTTTGTCAGCTCCAGGTTCATAAACTCCTGTTTAATAATACCAATCTGTGTTGTATTATATATCGTTGGAAAGCCTGATTGGTCACCTTTACAGTGAGCTATAACTTGTAAGGATCGTGCTTCTGTGGAATGAGCAAAACAGCTAAACGTGCGGGTAGCACCCCAAATAATGTGCCAAAATCCCCTGCAGTATTCTCCTGCAGTCTTCACTCTTGTTCTGAGTTGTTGGTGGATTGGATGAGTTCACTCTCCCACAGTAAGTAAGGGTtagtatggttagcaggttgtcaTGGGAAAGATAACCCAGACAGAGTGAGATAAGACCCTGACGCGAAGTGGTGAGTGACTCACATCTGGCAGCACTCGAAGCTCAAAACGAGAGCGAAGACCAAACGGAGAAGACAGCGGGGGATTTTGTGTAGCTGTGTTGTTAATTCCACGAATGCACAATCCTTCAAGTTCTGCCTCGATGTAAAGGTGACTAATCAGGCTGTCCAACAATATAACATACAACACCAGTTGGTATCATTAAAGGGGAGGATAATTGACCGAAAGAGGACTTTTGGATTGAAGTGATAGTTGTGTTTCGGGGGGATCCCGGTCCGCTCGGCCTCTTTGTGATAAAACCTGAACAGAAGCTAGACTATCGACCTCTGCAGACGTGTGCACTCCTGAGGCGCAACACTGCCGTGCTCTACGGGCTGCAGCTTCAGAGAGACGATAATACACCCAAACTAAAGACTGAGGGACTCTGACGGAGACGATGACGTGTCAGAGTTCACAGAGGAAGAAGGGACTCAACAGACtaaaggggagagagggagacatcCTCAGATATACATCACTGTGTGATGGGGACCTGTGTTGAATTATAACGTCAGACAACAACCAATGGATGTTGAGATTTGCAAGAAGTTGACTTTGCATGCCTTCGAGCTGATTCTGATCCGTGTGAAGTCACtaagagagagcaggaggagatctTCTTTAGAGAATCTAACACGGGAGTAAAATCAGCAAACAGATAAGACACACCCAGAACACGATAAACATGACAGCTGAGTAACACTGGGTTTGTTTTCCAGGAAAGGCCGCCGTGCAGTGCTCCCCCAACAAGATGAATGTGGTTCTGGAGAAAGCCTCCATGCCCGGCATCGACGAGAACTTCCTGCAGCTGAGAGACTCCTCCTGCTCGCTCACCTCTAACAGCACTCACATCATGGGCAGCATGTCCTTCAGCACCTGTGGCACCAAAGTGGAGGTGCAGAGATGTTTACTCTTGGTGGTGATGCTTCCCTCACCATTTCATTGTTTGAATGATTGTGATTTGTCCTGCAGGATAAAGGAGACTTCATCGTCTTCACCAACGAGATCAACTCCTTCGAGCTTCCCAACGAGGTTATAGTCCGCAGAGAGAAGGTCAAGATCGACTTCTCCTGCAAGTTCCCCAAAACCATCAGCATCTCCAGCTACTACTCCCTCCACAAGTCCGACTACATCTTCACCGAGTCCAGCTTCGGCAGCTTCGGCTACACGTTTGAGATTTACCGGGATAAGGACTTCAAAAACAGGGTGCCGGCGAGGGCCTACCCGGTGGAGGTGAAGCTGCTGGAGACCATTTTCATGGGCATTAAGGCTCAGTCCGAGCTGCCAGACGTGAAGCTGTTTGTGGAATCATGCAAAGCGACTCCTGATGACAACCCTGACAACAGCCGCTTCTACAACCTCATCAACAACGGGTAACGAATTCACTGTTAAACTTAAAGTGAGCACGTTAACAATCAAACACAAACCTTAAAGGGATACTTCAGTTGTTTCAAAGTGTGGTCGTATGAGGTACAGTACAttagtgctcctgttagccacaatgagtgccggtgagctcttcccctttaatgagaacattcccagaggaccggcaggtaagctaggatatgttctctgcagacggggtcgccTATTTCACGTGatttcactaaagttgagaaaatatgttccaggaactcatcacggtgcaaatgcatgcaccagtagaaac
Coding sequences within:
- the LOC117809478 gene encoding uncharacterized protein LOC117809478 — translated: MEAGMIILLLFALQGAVSSANFYGDSFSLMPPEKQEDGTFQMTFYHRLNAKGVCEEQASFECDGASCSFQKSKAVEPKGEDIQQDSWCQSETHTMANISTTQKSFSLRASGCCWPANLEAKTTWKSLAELDLGTRSDTQGLNSCPVSTTVSSLRVPQNCFTSFRLLAHDPDGDTVRCGFTKEAVVPAGFTLDETTCTLKSSGQVGVGVHVFELMLEDFPSKNITLTYADGSTVFQDVNNKDRSPLCKVKLQFAMEILAPIPNCELGHVQPMFLSETPSHDDVLYASVGQEFRLVARAQANHARITSFQVSGPQDMKTAFSQEDLGKALLTQTWTPQSSDLYRFIPVCFTAETKEAQSEMRCIVVMVTQASIIQGKAAVQCSPNKMNVVLEKASMPGIDENFLQLRDSSCSLTSNSTHIMGSMSFSTCGTKVEDKGDFIVFTNEINSFELPNEVIVRREKVKIDFSCKFPKTISISSYYSLHKSDYIFTESSFGSFGYTFEIYRDKDFKNRVPARAYPVEVKLLETIFMGIKAQSELPDVKLFVESCKATPDDNPDNSRFYNLINNGCVEDETFKVHPSDQTSFNFEVQAFKFNGNFDQVYITCSVILCEPSSPFSRCAQGCLKEPARRRRRGVSKETGGHYITQGPLLFIRQAVPEAEAFEEDSMMMDGDAGLMMKIKTPEVMKNDTLDVMKNSSPAEVIPPPLPKETGWSEGEWKIKEMISTNISTVFFATAFLVALVAMAAVLYHFRKKRKAEDRKSLIVSGWN